A stretch of the Bradyrhizobium sp. CCBAU 53351 genome encodes the following:
- a CDS encoding ATPase domain-containing protein — protein MNIPEGSTKTQAMSTGIAGFDGILDGGYASHRVHLIEGQPGTGKTTLALQFLLDGVSRGERRLYITLSESKDELRQVAETHGWDLDGIEIFELVPAELSLDPKQQQTVVYASDLELGETTKMTFDEVRRVAPKRVVFDSLSEIRLLAQNPLRYRRQVIALKHFLAQEGCTGLFLDDLTDQADDLNLHSLVHGVVRLEHNALQYGAERRRLRIFKMRGRSFRGGFHDFVIRKGGIVLFPRLIASEHVDGMPPAEPLLSGISELDQLLGSGLDRGTSTLLMGPSGSGKSSIAMQFVMAALARGERALFVTFDETKAILMKRAAGMGWYLDQPIASGQLVLEQVDPAELSPGELTGMVRRRVETDNVRVVVLDSLSGYQNAMPAEQFMLLLMHEMLTYLNHRGVVTILTLAQHGLVGSMQSSVDLTYLSDAVLLLRFFEAAGKIRRAISVLKKRTGRHEDEIREYRLDNRGIRVGPPLAEFQGVLSGSPIYTGQHGALLTAATNGRS, from the coding sequence ATGAACATTCCTGAAGGCAGCACCAAAACGCAGGCAATGTCTACGGGCATCGCCGGCTTCGATGGCATTCTCGATGGCGGATACGCATCGCACCGCGTGCACTTGATCGAGGGCCAGCCGGGAACCGGCAAGACCACCCTGGCCCTGCAGTTTCTTCTCGACGGCGTCTCCAGGGGGGAGCGCCGTCTGTACATCACGCTCTCCGAAAGCAAGGACGAACTGCGGCAAGTAGCCGAAACCCACGGCTGGGATCTCGATGGGATCGAGATTTTTGAGCTCGTCCCGGCGGAACTCAGCCTCGACCCGAAGCAGCAACAGACCGTCGTCTATGCCTCTGACCTTGAGCTTGGCGAAACGACGAAAATGACCTTCGACGAGGTGAGGCGGGTTGCACCGAAGCGGGTCGTTTTCGATAGCCTCTCCGAAATTAGGCTCCTGGCGCAAAATCCGCTGCGATACCGCCGGCAGGTCATTGCTCTGAAGCACTTCCTAGCCCAGGAGGGCTGCACCGGGTTGTTTCTGGACGACCTTACCGATCAGGCCGACGATCTCAATCTGCACAGTCTCGTCCATGGCGTCGTCAGGCTTGAGCATAATGCGCTGCAATATGGTGCGGAGCGCCGCAGGCTGCGCATCTTCAAGATGAGGGGGCGCAGCTTCCGCGGTGGCTTCCATGATTTCGTCATCCGCAAGGGCGGAATAGTTCTGTTCCCGCGTCTGATTGCGTCCGAGCACGTCGACGGCATGCCTCCCGCAGAACCGCTTCTGAGCGGGATCAGCGAGCTGGATCAACTGCTGGGTAGTGGTCTGGACCGCGGCACGAGTACCCTGCTCATGGGGCCGTCCGGCTCCGGCAAATCATCCATCGCCATGCAGTTCGTCATGGCGGCGCTCGCTCGTGGTGAGCGCGCTCTCTTTGTGACCTTTGATGAGACCAAAGCAATCCTGATGAAACGTGCAGCCGGCATGGGCTGGTACTTGGATCAGCCGATCGCATCGGGGCAGTTGGTGCTCGAGCAAGTCGATCCCGCAGAGCTTTCCCCCGGAGAACTCACTGGGATGGTTCGCCGGCGGGTCGAGACGGACAATGTCCGGGTCGTGGTGCTGGACAGCTTGAGCGGATATCAAAACGCCATGCCTGCCGAGCAATTCATGCTGCTCCTCATGCACGAAATGCTGACCTATCTGAACCACCGCGGTGTCGTGACCATCCTGACCCTTGCGCAGCACGGCCTTGTCGGGTCGATGCAATCAAGCGTCGACCTCACCTATCTGAGCGACGCGGTCTTGCTGTTGCGCTTCTTCGAAGCTGCTGGAAAAATCCGCCGCGCGATCTCGGTCCTGAAGAAACGCACCGGACGCCACGAAGACGAGATTAGAGAGTACCGGCTAGATAACCGTGGTATTCGCGTCGGGCCGCCGCTGGCGGAATTCCAGGGCGTCTTGTCGGGGTCCCCGATCTACACCGGCCAGCACGGCGCGCTACTTACGGCAGCTACCAATGGACGGTCGTGA
- a CDS encoding MarC family protein, whose protein sequence is MALNQFVGTIMLLYALTNPVGAIPVFLAMTGRAGAVKTHRIIVLACAAVAVFFVGSAMFGKEILAFFNVGLDDFRIAGGLLVLVIAFEMFQAHYGKFIPRTDEANYSEVDIHGLAITPFAFPLLVGPAELSIMITLSNDNPGWLGKAFLAAAAVLATSLIGLTLWMAAAIERFLGRTGINIMTRVMALIIAAIAVNFIMTGIKSQLPGLVSR, encoded by the coding sequence GTGGCTTTGAATCAGTTTGTCGGCACTATCATGCTTCTCTACGCCCTGACGAACCCGGTCGGAGCCATCCCGGTTTTCCTGGCAATGACCGGGCGCGCCGGCGCGGTGAAGACCCACCGGATCATCGTTTTGGCCTGCGCAGCGGTAGCTGTTTTCTTCGTTGGGTCTGCAATGTTTGGGAAGGAGATCTTGGCCTTCTTCAATGTGGGGCTCGATGACTTTCGGATCGCGGGTGGACTGCTCGTTCTGGTGATCGCGTTCGAAATGTTTCAGGCACATTATGGAAAGTTCATTCCTCGCACAGATGAGGCGAACTATAGCGAGGTCGACATACATGGTCTGGCCATCACGCCATTTGCATTTCCGTTGCTGGTGGGGCCGGCTGAGTTGAGCATCATGATCACCCTCTCGAACGATAACCCAGGATGGCTTGGCAAGGCCTTCTTGGCCGCCGCAGCCGTTCTCGCGACGTCGCTGATCGGTTTGACATTGTGGATGGCTGCTGCGATCGAACGCTTCCTGGGGCGAACCGGCATCAACATTATGACCCGTGTAATGGCCCTCATCATCGCGGCAATCGCCGTGAATTTCATCATGACGGGAATCAAGAGCCAACTGCCTGGCTTGGTGAGCCGGTAG
- the greA gene encoding transcription elongation factor GreA produces MPTLPMTAAGYAALQTELANRIRITRPHLAERIQQAIADEPNLIENSEYQAAQTEQGLNEPRIAELETKLARAEVIDVSKLSGETVKFGATVTLTDLDTGEERICHIVGEPEADAARGKISVSSPLARALISKSQGAVVAVETPGGDKSYKIEQVRWKMQTVRL; encoded by the coding sequence ATGCCAACCCTCCCGATGACTGCGGCCGGTTATGCCGCTCTTCAGACCGAATTAGCCAACCGCATACGAATTACGCGGCCCCATCTTGCCGAGCGTATTCAGCAAGCGATCGCGGACGAACCCAATCTCATTGAGAATTCTGAGTATCAGGCTGCGCAGACCGAGCAAGGCCTCAACGAGCCTCGCATAGCCGAGTTGGAAACCAAACTTGCACGTGCAGAGGTCATCGATGTCTCGAAGCTCTCCGGCGAAACCGTCAAATTCGGCGCGACGGTCACGCTGACGGATCTGGATACGGGCGAGGAGCGAATTTGCCACATCGTCGGCGAGCCGGAAGCCGATGCGGCCAGAGGCAAGATTTCAGTCAGCTCACCCCTCGCACGAGCGTTGATAAGCAAGTCCCAAGGCGCAGTCGTAGCTGTCGAGACCCCAGGAGGCGACAAGAGTTACAAGATTGAGCAAGTTAGGTGGAAAATGCAGACGGTCCGGCTTTGA
- a CDS encoding trypsin-like peptidase domain-containing protein → MLGQRTILWLLVVVLFGASPAIAQVPNLKTGGSVPTLAPVVRQVTPAVVNISVHGRVREDNPLYRDPFFREFFDIPKQVEKEINSTGSGVIVDAKRGYVLTNNHVVEGASVVQITTKDGRQLSAKVIGRDPPTDVAVLQIQNPAGLQGLPFGDSDALEVGDFVLAIGNPFGLGQTVTSGLVSALGRTGLSKDGYEDFIQTDAAINPGNSGGALVNLRGELVGINSAIISPGGGNVGIGFAIPVNMARLVMEQIVAQGHVERGRIGVSLRELQPSTNQGRNEGAVIAEVAPDSPVEKAGLRKDDIVVMADDRPIRTASQLRKKIGLSRVGQDVKLTIVRGGQTSSAVVKVAPPIQASSTSTRLSR, encoded by the coding sequence ATGTTGGGGCAGCGAACAATATTGTGGCTTCTGGTGGTGGTGCTATTCGGGGCTTCACCGGCTATAGCCCAAGTGCCGAACCTGAAGACGGGTGGTTCTGTGCCAACATTGGCGCCGGTGGTTCGACAGGTGACGCCCGCTGTTGTGAATATTTCCGTGCACGGCCGTGTCCGTGAGGACAATCCGCTTTATCGGGATCCGTTCTTTCGTGAGTTTTTCGACATTCCCAAGCAGGTCGAGAAGGAAATCAATTCGACCGGTTCGGGAGTCATCGTCGATGCCAAGCGCGGCTATGTCTTGACCAACAATCATGTTGTCGAAGGCGCTTCAGTCGTTCAGATCACGACCAAGGACGGCCGGCAGTTATCTGCGAAAGTGATCGGGCGCGACCCGCCGACTGACGTTGCAGTGCTGCAGATCCAAAACCCTGCCGGCCTTCAGGGACTGCCTTTCGGCGACAGTGATGCGCTTGAGGTCGGGGATTTCGTGCTCGCGATCGGAAATCCCTTTGGTCTCGGCCAGACCGTTACGTCCGGGCTCGTCAGTGCGCTAGGTCGCACTGGCTTGAGCAAGGACGGCTACGAAGACTTCATCCAGACCGACGCTGCGATCAATCCGGGAAATTCCGGCGGCGCATTGGTGAATCTTCGCGGCGAGTTGGTCGGCATCAACTCCGCGATCATTTCGCCGGGCGGAGGGAATGTCGGGATCGGCTTTGCAATTCCCGTGAATATGGCCCGGCTGGTTATGGAGCAGATTGTAGCTCAGGGACACGTTGAGCGTGGCCGCATTGGCGTTTCACTGCGCGAGCTCCAACCGTCGACGAACCAAGGCCGCAACGAAGGGGCAGTGATCGCGGAGGTCGCGCCAGACTCTCCGGTTGAAAAGGCCGGCTTGCGAAAGGATGATATCGTGGTCATGGCAGATGACCGTCCGATCCGCACCGCGTCACAACTTCGTAAAAAAATCGGCCTTTCACGCGTCGGTCAGGATGTGAAGCTTACTATCGTGCGGGGCGGCCAAACCAGTTCCGCAGTCGTGAAGGTTGCTCCGCCCATCCAGGCAAGCAGTACATCCACTCGCCTTTCGCGCTAA
- a CDS encoding Hsp20 family protein, translated as MRTLDFAPLWRTTVGFDHLADLVDGMSRQPTEDNYPPYNIERSGEDHYRITLAVAGFGANDISVTAEQNALTIEGRKSDGAAREYLYQGISARPFRRVFSLADYVQVKQASFQDGLLVIDLVREIPEAMKPRKIQIGSGAAASPQIEQKKAA; from the coding sequence ATGAGGACACTTGATTTCGCACCACTTTGGCGCACCACGGTCGGCTTCGATCATCTGGCTGACCTCGTCGACGGCATGTCGCGCCAGCCGACGGAGGACAACTACCCGCCGTACAATATCGAGCGGTCCGGCGAGGACCACTATCGAATCACGCTGGCGGTGGCAGGCTTCGGTGCCAACGATATCTCGGTGACGGCTGAACAGAATGCTCTCACGATCGAGGGCAGGAAATCCGATGGTGCTGCGCGCGAGTATCTGTATCAAGGTATTTCGGCGCGACCGTTCCGGAGAGTCTTCAGTCTGGCCGACTACGTTCAGGTGAAGCAGGCATCCTTCCAGGACGGTCTCTTGGTCATTGATCTCGTTCGAGAGATTCCGGAAGCGATGAAGCCGCGCAAGATCCAGATCGGAAGTGGAGCAGCTGCTTCACCGCAGATCGAGCAGAAGAAGGCCGCTTAG
- the groL gene encoding chaperonin GroEL (60 kDa chaperone family; promotes refolding of misfolded polypeptides especially under stressful conditions; forms two stacked rings of heptamers to form a barrel-shaped 14mer; ends can be capped by GroES; misfolded proteins enter the barrel where they are refolded when GroES binds), with the protein MAAKDVKFATEARERMLRGVDTLANAVKVTLGPKGRNVVIEKSFGAPRITKDGVTVAKEVELEDKFENMGAQMVREVASKTSDAAGDGTTTATVLAQAIFKEGSKSVAAGMNPMDLKRGIDLAVEAIVTDLKSHAKKITANDEIAQVGTISANGDTEIGRFLADAMNKVGNEGVITVEEAKSLHTELEVVEGMQFDRGYISPYFVTNPEKMRVELEDPYVLIHEKKLSGLQTMLPLLEQVVQSGKPLLIIAEDIEGEALATLVVNRLRGGLKVAAVKAPGFGDRRKAMLEDIAILTGGNVISEDLGIKLENVTVKMLGRAKKVVIDKDNTTIVGGAGAKKDIEARAQQIRLQIEETTSDYDREKLQERLAKLAGGVAVIRVGGATEVEVKERKDRVDDAMHATRAAVEEGILPGGGVALLRSLKALGGIKTSNADQKAGIDIIRRAIQVPARQIVQNAGEDGSLVVGKLLEHQSYNWGFNAATGEYEDLVKAGVIDPAKVVRTALQDAASIASLLITTEALVAEKPKKAEPVPAAPAMDF; encoded by the coding sequence ATGGCTGCCAAGGACGTGAAGTTCGCAACCGAGGCCCGAGAGCGCATGCTGCGGGGCGTCGACACACTGGCAAACGCGGTGAAGGTCACACTCGGTCCGAAGGGGCGTAACGTCGTGATCGAGAAATCGTTCGGTGCGCCGCGCATCACCAAAGATGGCGTAACCGTCGCCAAAGAGGTCGAACTGGAGGACAAGTTCGAGAACATGGGCGCGCAGATGGTGCGCGAGGTCGCCTCAAAGACGAGCGATGCCGCCGGTGACGGCACCACAACGGCGACCGTGCTCGCTCAGGCCATCTTCAAGGAGGGCAGCAAATCCGTCGCCGCCGGCATGAACCCGATGGACCTGAAGCGGGGGATCGACCTCGCTGTCGAGGCCATCGTGACCGATCTGAAATCCCACGCCAAGAAAATCACCGCCAATGACGAAATCGCGCAGGTCGGCACAATCTCCGCCAATGGTGATACCGAGATCGGCCGCTTCCTGGCCGACGCCATGAATAAGGTCGGCAATGAGGGCGTGATTACCGTCGAGGAGGCCAAGAGCCTGCATACCGAACTCGAAGTGGTTGAGGGTATGCAGTTTGACCGCGGCTATATCTCGCCATATTTCGTCACGAACCCTGAGAAGATGCGCGTCGAACTCGAGGATCCTTACGTTCTGATTCACGAGAAGAAGCTGTCCGGCTTGCAGACCATGCTGCCGCTGTTGGAGCAGGTCGTTCAGTCCGGTAAGCCACTCCTGATCATCGCAGAGGACATCGAAGGTGAAGCGCTTGCGACATTGGTCGTCAACAGGCTGCGCGGCGGATTGAAGGTCGCGGCCGTCAAGGCGCCTGGCTTCGGCGATCGTCGCAAGGCCATGCTGGAGGACATCGCGATCCTGACCGGCGGCAATGTCATCAGCGAGGACCTCGGCATCAAGCTGGAAAACGTGACGGTGAAGATGCTCGGGCGCGCCAAGAAGGTGGTCATTGACAAGGACAATACCACCATCGTCGGAGGCGCGGGCGCCAAGAAGGATATCGAGGCGCGCGCCCAGCAAATCAGGCTTCAGATCGAGGAAACGACCTCCGACTATGATCGTGAAAAACTGCAAGAGCGCCTCGCCAAACTTGCCGGAGGCGTCGCCGTGATCCGGGTGGGTGGTGCGACGGAGGTCGAAGTCAAGGAGCGCAAAGACCGTGTCGACGATGCGATGCATGCTACCCGCGCAGCGGTGGAGGAAGGCATTCTCCCCGGCGGCGGGGTAGCGCTTCTGCGGTCTCTCAAGGCGCTTGGCGGTATCAAGACGTCAAATGCCGACCAAAAGGCCGGTATCGATATCATCCGCCGTGCAATCCAGGTGCCGGCTCGCCAAATCGTGCAGAACGCCGGCGAGGATGGTTCATTGGTCGTCGGCAAGCTTCTGGAGCACCAGAGCTACAACTGGGGCTTCAACGCGGCGACTGGCGAGTACGAGGACTTGGTGAAAGCCGGTGTGATCGATCCCGCCAAAGTCGTCCGCACCGCCTTGCAGGACGCCGCGTCGATAGCTTCGCTGCTGATCACGACCGAGGCACTGGTGGCGGAAAAGCCGAAGAAAGCTGAACCAGTTCCGGCCGCTCCCGCCATGGACTTCTGA
- the groES gene encoding co-chaperone GroES: MHFRPLHDRVLVRRLDAEEKTAGGIIIPDTAKEKPQQGEIVATGPGARNEHGQLVQLDVKPGDRVLFGKWSGTEVKIDGEEFLIMKESDLLGVVDTTATVKKAA; this comes from the coding sequence ATGCATTTCCGTCCCTTGCACGATCGCGTGCTCGTGCGACGTCTCGACGCCGAGGAGAAAACCGCCGGCGGCATCATCATTCCAGACACAGCAAAGGAGAAGCCGCAGCAGGGCGAGATTGTCGCCACTGGCCCAGGCGCACGCAACGAGCATGGCCAGCTCGTTCAACTCGACGTCAAGCCCGGTGACCGTGTCCTGTTCGGCAAGTGGTCTGGCACGGAGGTCAAGATTGACGGCGAAGAATTCCTGATCATGAAGGAGAGCGACCTTCTAGGTGTTGTCGACACGACAGCGACCGTCAAGAAGGCAGCTTAG
- the rpoH gene encoding RNA polymerase sigma factor RpoH → MSIKSALPAIHSEAGLSRYLQEIRSFPLLDASEEVMYARRLRDSGDREAAYRLVTSHLRLAAKIALKYRRYGLPIADLISEANVGLMLAVKRFDPEKGFRLATYAAWWIRASVQEFVLRSWSLVKLGTTAAQKKLFFNLRKLKRRLGAPDDGELSPEQVKQISEHLQVRETDVVEMNGRIRGDMTLNVQLSDEEGEQWQDRLADSSPDPETQLVDAGDRERQKAALSEALSALSPRERTIVEARYMAEEQSTLDDLANTFGISRERIRQIEQRALKRIKTMMCVRLPDFEAASASAY, encoded by the coding sequence ATGTCAATCAAGTCAGCCCTCCCTGCCATCCATTCGGAAGCCGGGTTGTCGCGGTATCTGCAGGAGATCCGTAGCTTCCCGCTGCTCGATGCATCCGAAGAAGTGATGTATGCAAGGCGTCTTCGCGATTCCGGGGATCGCGAAGCTGCCTACCGTCTGGTGACGAGCCATCTACGATTGGCTGCCAAGATCGCGCTGAAATATCGGCGCTATGGATTGCCCATCGCCGATCTCATCTCGGAAGCCAACGTCGGATTGATGCTGGCCGTCAAGCGGTTCGACCCTGAGAAGGGATTTCGCCTGGCGACCTATGCCGCCTGGTGGATCAGGGCGTCCGTGCAGGAGTTCGTCCTGAGATCGTGGTCACTCGTCAAGCTCGGCACAACTGCAGCGCAAAAAAAGCTGTTCTTCAACCTTCGAAAGTTGAAGAGACGCCTTGGTGCGCCGGACGATGGCGAGCTTTCGCCGGAGCAGGTGAAGCAGATCTCGGAACATCTTCAAGTTAGGGAAACCGACGTCGTCGAGATGAACGGACGGATCCGTGGCGACATGACGCTGAACGTTCAGCTCAGTGACGAAGAAGGCGAGCAATGGCAAGACAGGCTCGCCGATTCATCTCCTGATCCTGAAACCCAGCTTGTGGATGCCGGAGACCGTGAACGGCAGAAGGCCGCACTCTCGGAGGCGCTGAGTGCGCTCTCTCCGCGAGAACGCACCATCGTCGAAGCCCGTTACATGGCGGAAGAGCAAAGCACGCTTGACGATCTTGCCAATACCTTCGGGATTTCTCGTGAGCGTATCCGCCAGATCGAGCAGCGTGCGTTGAAGCGCATCAAGACGATGATGTGCGTACGCCTTCCGGATTTTGAGGCTGCTTCAGCAAGCGCATACTAG
- a CDS encoding NAD(P)H-dependent oxidoreductase, with the protein MKVLIVFAHPEPRSLNGALLDVAVRELERLGHDVQVSDLYGQGWKSEVGRGDFPSLGQGERLKPAAASKQAFEAGSLTSDVKAEIEKLLWADVLILQFPLWWFSMPAILKGWVDRVFAYGFAYGVGEHSDKRWGDRYGDGTLKGKRAMLVVTAGGWEEHYSDRGVNGPIDDLLFPINHGILYYPGYEVLPPFVVYRVDRLDDAGFAPIAEELRERMRALATTAPIPYRRQNGGDYLIPSMQLRAGLEAPGTSGFALHLDREGHGRQESRPHASSALSGRGSLASDELAS; encoded by the coding sequence ATGAAAGTATTGATTGTCTTCGCCCATCCGGAGCCGCGCTCGCTGAACGGCGCGCTGCTAGACGTCGCTGTGAGGGAACTCGAGCGGCTCGGGCACGACGTGCAGGTGTCGGATCTCTATGGCCAGGGCTGGAAGTCGGAGGTCGGCAGGGGGGACTTTCCGTCGCTCGGGCAAGGTGAACGGCTCAAGCCGGCCGCGGCCTCCAAGCAGGCTTTCGAGGCGGGCTCGTTGACCAGCGACGTGAAAGCCGAGATCGAAAAGCTGTTATGGGCGGATGTCCTGATTCTGCAGTTTCCGCTGTGGTGGTTTTCGATGCCGGCGATCCTCAAGGGCTGGGTCGACCGGGTGTTCGCCTACGGGTTCGCGTATGGGGTCGGCGAACACAGCGACAAGCGGTGGGGCGATCGCTATGGCGACGGGACTTTGAAGGGCAAGCGCGCGATGCTGGTCGTGACTGCCGGTGGATGGGAGGAGCACTATTCCGATCGCGGCGTCAACGGGCCGATCGACGACCTGCTGTTCCCCATCAATCACGGCATTCTCTACTATCCCGGCTATGAAGTCCTTCCGCCCTTCGTGGTCTATCGCGTGGACCGGCTGGACGACGCCGGTTTTGCGCCTATTGCCGAAGAATTGCGTGAGCGGATGCGCGCGCTCGCGACCACCGCGCCCATTCCGTACCGGCGACAGAATGGTGGCGATTACCTGATCCCGAGCATGCAACTCCGCGCCGGGCTAGAGGCTCCCGGCACAAGCGGATTCGCACTTCACCTCGATCGAGAAGGTCATGGCAGGCAGGAGAGTAGGCCGCACGCGTCCTCCGCCTTATCGGGCCGCGGCAGCTTGGCTTCCGACGAATTAGCTAGCTGA
- a CDS encoding LysR family transcriptional regulator: MDKSEVTLERMRTFVRVAERGNLSAVARELEVGQSTVTRHLRELEDAVGVPLLSRTTRRVTMTEEGARYYRHCVQILRQVDLAGEEARSTRGAAAGTVRISCTAAFGVLHVSRFIFAFQDRHPDILVDLSLTDERIDLVQEGVDIALRLGPLGDSSMKLKALGQSRRMLVAAPSYLAERGKPARPQDLADHEGVRMSNIAGSDLLVLHGQRGGRHVVPFGGRLRVDHGLAAREALVAGRGIAPAHLWLVEDLLAANKLEVVLPEFSPPSVPLNMLIVPERLGIARVRLLADFLSAQIAQTPGIKKPSHGA; the protein is encoded by the coding sequence ATGGATAAATCAGAAGTCACGCTTGAGCGCATGCGCACCTTCGTCCGGGTCGCCGAGCGGGGCAATCTGTCCGCGGTCGCGCGCGAGCTGGAAGTCGGGCAGTCAACGGTGACGCGCCATTTGCGGGAGCTAGAGGACGCGGTCGGCGTGCCGCTGCTCAGCAGAACCACGCGCCGGGTGACGATGACTGAAGAGGGGGCGCGCTATTATCGCCACTGCGTCCAGATCCTCCGCCAGGTTGATTTGGCCGGCGAGGAAGCGCGCAGCACACGCGGCGCGGCAGCGGGTACGGTACGCATCTCGTGTACCGCGGCCTTCGGAGTACTGCACGTCAGCCGATTCATCTTCGCTTTTCAGGACCGCCATCCGGACATCCTGGTTGATCTCAGCCTCACGGATGAGCGCATCGACCTCGTGCAGGAAGGCGTCGATATTGCCCTCCGGCTTGGGCCACTTGGTGACAGCTCGATGAAGCTGAAGGCGCTGGGCCAATCCCGCCGAATGCTCGTCGCCGCACCGAGCTATCTAGCCGAACGCGGCAAGCCGGCGCGGCCGCAAGACTTGGCAGATCACGAAGGCGTCAGGATGTCTAATATCGCAGGCAGCGATCTACTCGTACTGCATGGTCAGCGCGGCGGGCGCCATGTGGTGCCATTCGGGGGGCGCTTGCGCGTTGATCATGGACTTGCAGCAAGAGAGGCCCTCGTAGCCGGACGCGGGATAGCGCCTGCACATCTCTGGCTGGTCGAGGATCTCCTCGCCGCTAACAAGCTCGAAGTGGTGCTTCCCGAATTTTCGCCACCGTCCGTTCCGCTGAACATGCTGATCGTACCGGAACGGTTGGGCATCGCCCGAGTGCGCTTGTTGGCCGATTTTCTCTCGGCACAAATCGCGCAAACACCTGGGATCAAAAAGCCGTCGCATGGAGCCTAG
- a CDS encoding IS630 family transposase yields MANAGVRGRPIAPLVLSQQERTYLERQVRRHRVARSLSERCRAILRCADGLPSKSVAAELGLHEHTVGKWRRRFLKDRCDGLLDEARPGRPRTINDDQVAAVIERTLRTTPADATHWSIRSMAAETGFSHTTIRRMWAAFGLQPHRSQTFKLSSDPLFVDKVRDIVGLYLSPPNRALVLSIDEKSQIQALDREQPVLPMMPGIPERRTHSYVRHGTTTLFAALDVASGFVIGKCYKRHRAVEFLKFLKEIDAQVPEGLDVHIVMDNYATHKTPRIKAWLARRPHYHVHFTPTSASWINQVERWFAELTRKQIQRGVHTSVRQLEADIRTFIDLHNKNPKPFKWTKSADQILASVKRFCHKAQQTLCGEL; encoded by the coding sequence GTGGCGAATGCGGGTGTGCGAGGCCGGCCGATTGCGCCGTTGGTGCTGAGTCAGCAGGAGCGGACGTACCTGGAGAGGCAAGTTCGTCGTCATCGTGTTGCCCGGTCGCTATCTGAGCGATGCCGCGCGATCCTGCGATGCGCGGATGGATTGCCTAGCAAGTCTGTGGCTGCCGAACTCGGCCTCCACGAACACACCGTTGGCAAGTGGCGTCGCCGATTTTTGAAGGACCGCTGTGATGGCCTGCTTGACGAGGCACGCCCTGGCCGCCCTCGAACCATCAACGATGATCAGGTTGCCGCGGTGATCGAGCGGACGTTGCGGACGACGCCAGCCGATGCGACGCACTGGTCGATCCGCTCGATGGCTGCGGAAACCGGCTTTTCCCACACCACGATCCGCCGAATGTGGGCGGCGTTCGGCTTGCAGCCGCACCGTAGCCAGACATTCAAGCTATCGAGCGATCCGCTGTTCGTCGACAAGGTACGCGACATCGTCGGCCTTTACCTGTCCCCACCGAACCGAGCCCTTGTTCTGAGCATCGATGAGAAAAGCCAGATTCAGGCACTCGATCGCGAGCAGCCGGTCTTGCCGATGATGCCCGGCATACCGGAGCGTCGTACGCACAGCTATGTGCGGCATGGTACGACCACGCTGTTTGCCGCGCTCGATGTCGCCTCGGGGTTCGTCATCGGCAAATGCTACAAGCGCCACCGGGCAGTCGAGTTCTTGAAGTTTCTAAAAGAGATCGATGCTCAAGTCCCTGAAGGCCTCGATGTCCATATCGTCATGGACAACTACGCCACCCACAAGACACCCAGGATCAAAGCGTGGCTCGCCCGTCGGCCGCATTATCATGTCCACTTCACGCCGACTTCCGCGTCATGGATCAATCAGGTCGAACGCTGGTTCGCTGAGCTCACCAGAAAGCAGATCCAGCGAGGTGTTCACACCTCCGTCAGGCAGCTCGAGGCCGATATCCGTACCTTCATCGACCTGCACAACAAAAATCCCAAGCCCTTCAAATGGACCAAGTCCGCAGACCAGATTTTGGCTTCCGTCAAACGCTTCTGCCACAAAGCCCAGCAGACTTTATGTGGCGAACTTTAG